DNA sequence from the Bombus huntii isolate Logan2020A chromosome 7, iyBomHunt1.1, whole genome shotgun sequence genome:
CGATACATATAATACTTACAACAAtaacatacacacacacatacacatatatgtatgtatatatatatacatataaaacaaTAACATATAAAATTCACCGAACGacacaaaaaaaaataacaacaTGGTGATTCATAATTCGTGTCACACACTCCTGTACGTTCAATTGATCACAACACTCGCGGAAATAGAAGGAACATAACGTCGACGTGTAATCACTAAAAATACATTATCACTCTTTCTTCCTGTCCATCTGTTTTAATTCCTGGAGATCCTCAATTGGAATGTCGGCATCACCGTAGCCCCAAACATGACTGCCATCGCCAGATCTGATCGCTCTGCGCCGAACCATCGCTGGTGACACGTATTTGCGATTGTAAGCCCAACCGATGTGTGCAAAAGCGTCGATGAAGCCCGTGGTCAAGTTGAACGTGTAGTTTCCAAGTTCTCCAGTCTTGTAATCCCACGGAAATACGTGATGAAAGTTGTGCCAACCTTCGCCTAGGGCCGCGATCGAAACCACCACGTTCTCCACTGGAGAGATGTATctgaaaaatttgcaaaatttttatttgatcaCGAAGAAGAAAGTTCTATCGGTAGAAGTAATATCATTTGAAGTATTCTATGACGAAGGAGAATACACATAGAATGTAAGTTTCACCAAACGAGAAATCTGATCGCAAAAGGGTGGAAACTAAAAATCATACGAATATATAATGCTACTTTCAGACTTAAAACAATGACGcagaattaaattaataaatcccCTCTGAAACGTACGGAGAATTTTTGTGATCTCGTGGGAGAAAGTTTCTTCGATGGAGGTAATTTTGTGCAAAGTATTGATTTTACGATAATGGAGAAGCTTGGATCTTCGTACAAATTTCTATTCCGATGAACGCTTAAACAAATGGATTCTAATCAGAGATTTATCTCGCTGATTAAAATGAATGGAGAACTGAAATTTCACACGTGCAAGCGCGTGGTGTCGTGTTCGAGTAACTCGAAACGTCGTAATTTCGATATTTGTGATCtggaatttattgaaaattgatTGCTTACTTATCGTAAGGTCGCTGGCCCCACATGTGAGCCACGCTATTCACGAAGAAGGCTATGTTGAGCGTAACGCAGAAACGAAAGTTGAAGTTCACCCAGAAAGATGTCCAGACAGATTCTGACCAGAAGTAGCAAGGCACGCCGACCGGAAATCCAATGGTTAGAAGGGCAAACAGAGGTATGTAGTATCTATAAACGAATATATCACTCAACGAAACTTATCAAATTATTGGAATTACTTCTTAGAATTCAGAATCATAAATTCTCGAACAATATTTACCTTTTTTGCCACATGACAAGTGGATCAGCTTCCAAGTCGCTCATGTCCACTGCTTTTCGTTTTGCCACAACATCAGGATGAGGTGTTGTAAAAAGCCAGCCCACGTGGGCGAAGAAGAAACCCCTTTTCGCGTTGTGGGGATCCGCATCGGTTTCGCTGTACTTATGATGTACCCTGTGGTCCAACGCCCACGCGTATACGTGTTTCTGTAGATGAAAAGTGTTTGTAAATCGTTTAGAAATTGTTGAACATTTAGGGAAATTAAAAAGGAATAATTATATTGCGAcgttcgaattttttttagaaatttgttagAATAATTTAGCCACcggaaattaatttcttagATATTTTGGTCGCAGAAAATTAATCTTTCAGTGATTGGTTATTGAAAATTCGTTTCTAAAGAACCAGTTAATTATCAGAAgatgattttataaaaattcataaaaattggAATGAAGAGAAAATTACGAACTTGTCCAGTTATGGTGAATAGTAATATTAGTAAGAATCGAAGAGGCCATTTCGCTTTATACGCCCTGTGGGACCACAACCTGTGCGCCCCCGCGGTTATACCGAATCCGGAAGTGTATATAACCACGAACGCTGCAACAAAACGCATCATAATATTCATAGCTCTGGCTTTTGAGTCCAACGTAACAAGTGTATTTCTAGTTCTACTCTCGCATCAGACATATTTATAATCTGAACTTGATCACATACAATGTATTCACAGTACagacatatttatattatgcgatatatttaatttaatcctCCGAATGATAAGACAAAAATTTATCTCTGTCTTCGATgtttgaaatttgtattaccGTACCGATTATCAAATTTGATACCATTAATTACACCTTTAGTTTTCTCAATCTCCTTTATCCTCTCCAAttctaagaaaaattctaaaatttaatttaatgtcGACTAATTCTCGTTCATATAAATCATTCGATCTATCAAACTTATTTACGATGTACTTTGCAAATTCGAGAAAATATTCCACGATGATCAACAGTTGTTCGTTACAACAGCCTTACATAATGTTTCGGAAGCATGAGAAACGGATTAAATTTGCGTATTTCTAACTCCACGCAATCGGATTGTTTCCAGTTCGTTCATATTCTCGCTTTCATTCATCTTCCTGCCTGTTTTGATTATCGCGTGAATCATCACCAAATATTCGAGGATTTGTGCGTTCCACACGCGCGGTTAACCAAAATCAAGAGGAATGTTCCGATTCTAATATTAGAAGGTGATTAAACTCGAGAACGATTTGCTTCTGTACTCTCATTCGTGCTTTTTTCTTCGGGTTTTccacatttttaaatattacgcTCTACATCCAAGATCCTAGCGTTGTAAAGatataacagtttaaatggacggaggaattttttaatttctatttctcgaaacgaaaattttataaatttctgtttcttaatgaaaataattatttaaagattgCGCGGTGGATTTCAacaaaaatttctataaacactttattttatcgtattttgcGCTGTACGTTAGAGTTATTCGTGTTATGGTCGAGAATTAGTTCGGCTTGTCGAGCATCGATGACGAAGTCCACGTAATTTGCGAGGCCAAGAACAGTGTCAtagattaataataatcaGAAAATGGCCTCGGTTTATTTCTGTCGTCGGTTCGAATTTTTGCAGCAGAACCGTTCCGAAGTCAGCACGCAACGCACTTCCGTCGTGGCTCTCGTTTCTGAAATGCATTATGTAATGATCGAGACACAAAAGTTTCATCTAATGAATTACATGTCGCTTTCTATCGTTCCTAATCGCAATGAAAGTACGTTAAAATGTTAGTAGAATTTATAAGCGTGAGTAAAGAACTAGGATATTATTTAGAAGCAAGATATCGGagaaatttttacaaaacCGTCGTTTAGAAGACCCATCGATCTTAACTTCGACTTAAAAagttattaacaaaataacttttataaGTAGAACGTACGTTTTTGACACTAGGTGCACATTTAAGGAGTCAGCACGTGGTGCATACGTGTTGTATACAATTGTTCTCACATTTATCGTTTTGTTTCGATTCCTATTAGATTTGAGTCAGTTTAATCTTTGTCGCCCTTACTCAAGAGTCTAATCCTGATAACGTATGTGATGGTCAAGGTCACTGGAGGAGAGTTCTTTAAATAGCAGTTCTATCGAAGTTTTTCTTATACCTCGAATTTTCCCCTTTTATTccttcaattttttatttttcgattttatattaattgttGATACAAGAATATTGTAGGAACGGAATTAGAATCATCGATGACcaacaatatatatttacatatccCCTTCCGTGAACCTCAGCGATCGATGCTTAATCTGATTGTTGAGTACTTCGTAGAATTTTCGCAGCCCAGTTAACTATTTTTCAGTATGATACGTAACATATGATAGCACAGTACAATATTGATTTCAGATTCTGACCTATAAGCACAATAcgtatgcatatgtatattaatcaCTGAGAACgctgaataataataaataataaccgATGAATCAGACTgacattaaaatttcaatgttttatcGACTTGATAAACGAATTATCTGAATATCTGAAGAAATATGGTCTTCTATCTTGAATGAGACTCATGAAAAAGTAATATTGAAGTATTGAGAAGAGTAGGTGTGATTATATCGCTACTaacgttttattctttaatttaatCTTCTGTTATGTCATACAATCTACCGTGCTGATACGATATACATCTTCAATGCAGAGTATTGTGAAACGATTCTAACATTGTGGATTACTCGCTCTTTTTGCATTTGAATTTCAGTTCGATTAAacttaatttgtattttccgCTATATATTTATCTCTATTATCTATTCTTTATACGATATACTTATTTTTTGCTATTATACAATCTGTCCTGCGATCTAGCAATTTCACGCTCAAGGATATATTTTTTACCCTTGATTGACGAAAAATGGGTATTATCCTTCCAGCAGCTTTCTAGGTTataaaaaaatcaatttctttCCTGGATTCATACAGTGCGTCATCGATCGTATACAATATGCAGTCACCCACAAAAGTCCTCGTACATTCTATAAAAGGTTTCATCGAAAATCAATTTCATCTAAACGAAGCACATTAGAACGTCGTACAATGACCACATGTATACAtcgttaatttttttttaaagcagTGATATAACGGTTCTTAGtcgtattaattaatacaaaGTGCAATAACTTGGCAGTCAAATTTTCTAGCATGTCATTTGAACAGCAATGAATTTTCTCATATTGTAAACGAAGATGTTCGTGAGTAATTGTACGCACACGGTATATCTTTGAATACGACAGTGTGAAAG
Encoded proteins:
- the LOC126867756 gene encoding acyl-CoA Delta-9 desaturase, which produces MSPSKDRVPATACEVSQLKDEYKENDSKNRKLAETDDYLAVDETYRSSKVEYVPRITWPDFIALVFVHVGCIYGLYLIFTEAKLLTTLWAFVVIYTSGFGITAGAHRLWSHRAYKAKWPLRFLLILLFTITGQKHVYAWALDHRVHHKYSETDADPHNAKRGFFFAHVGWLFTTPHPDVVAKRKAVDMSDLEADPLVMWQKRYYIPLFALLTIGFPVGVPCYFWSESVWTSFWVNFNFRFCVTLNIAFFVNSVAHMWGQRPYDKYISPVENVVVSIAALGEGWHNFHHVFPWDYKTGELGNYTFNLTTGFIDAFAHIGWAYNRKYVSPAMVRRRAIRSGDGSHVWGYGDADIPIEDLQELKQMDRKKE